One window of Paludibacter propionicigenes WB4 genomic DNA carries:
- a CDS encoding UDP-N-acetylmuramate--L-alanine ligase: MQRVHFIAIGGAAMHNLAIAICKKNNFQVTGSDDEIFEPSYSRLKEHGLLPEQMGWFPDRIHKGLHAVILGMHATEDNPELIRAKELGLKIYSLPEYLFQQTRSKTRIVVGGSHGKTTTTAIILFVQKQLRIDTDYMVGAQIDGFDNMVRLSYESRIAVFEGDEYLTSPIDPRPKFHLYKPHIAVLTGIAWDHINVFPTFEKYVEQFRKFVDLMEVQGRLVYFEDDKNLNEIAGNLRRDIVPFGYTTPKHEVRNGVTYLITKYGDVPLKIFGQHNLQNIEAARLACKQIGVTDEHFYSVISEFSGAAGRLQKVAETAASVAFVDFAHSPSKLRATVKAVRQQFPDKKLIACMELHTFSSLTDEFLPQYADSMAEADVAFVYYNPEVVEQKRLAEITPEQVKQAFGGDKLTVFTDAQALQAALREQQYDNTALLFMSSGNFSGINLTELAKELLSGK; the protein is encoded by the coding sequence ATGCAACGAGTTCATTTTATCGCCATTGGTGGAGCTGCCATGCACAATCTGGCTATTGCAATCTGCAAGAAAAATAATTTTCAGGTAACTGGCTCTGACGATGAGATTTTTGAACCTTCATACAGTCGATTGAAAGAGCACGGCTTACTGCCCGAGCAGATGGGTTGGTTTCCCGATCGGATTCACAAGGGCCTGCATGCCGTGATTCTGGGAATGCATGCCACCGAGGACAATCCTGAATTGATCCGGGCCAAAGAACTGGGGCTTAAGATATACTCGTTGCCCGAATATCTTTTTCAGCAAACCCGCAGTAAAACGCGTATTGTAGTAGGCGGAAGCCACGGAAAAACGACTACCACCGCCATCATTTTGTTTGTGCAGAAACAGCTCCGCATAGATACCGACTACATGGTTGGTGCGCAAATCGATGGTTTTGATAATATGGTGCGCCTGTCATACGAGTCGAGAATAGCTGTATTCGAAGGCGATGAATATCTCACTTCACCCATTGACCCTCGTCCGAAGTTTCACCTGTACAAACCACATATAGCGGTGCTCACGGGCATTGCCTGGGATCATATTAATGTTTTTCCAACCTTCGAAAAATACGTGGAGCAGTTTCGGAAATTTGTTGATCTGATGGAAGTACAGGGTAGGTTGGTCTATTTTGAGGATGATAAAAACCTGAACGAGATAGCCGGCAATTTGCGTCGGGATATAGTGCCGTTTGGTTATACAACTCCTAAGCACGAAGTCAGAAACGGTGTTACCTATCTGATTACAAAATACGGCGATGTGCCGCTTAAAATATTCGGTCAGCATAATTTGCAAAATATAGAGGCTGCCCGTTTGGCCTGCAAGCAAATAGGTGTTACCGACGAGCATTTTTACTCTGTCATTTCGGAGTTCTCGGGGGCTGCAGGGCGTTTACAGAAAGTGGCCGAAACAGCTGCTTCGGTGGCGTTTGTTGATTTTGCCCATTCCCCGTCAAAGCTCCGGGCAACGGTAAAAGCTGTGCGACAACAATTTCCCGACAAGAAACTGATAGCTTGTATGGAATTGCATACATTCAGCAGTCTTACCGACGAATTTTTGCCGCAGTATGCCGATAGTATGGCCGAAGCCGATGTGGCTTTTGTTTACTACAATCCTGAAGTGGTGGAACAGAAACGACTGGCTGAAATAACTCCCGAACAGGTAAAACAAGCCTTCGGAGGCGATAAACTGACGGTGTTTACCGATGCGCAGGCGCTACAAGCGGCACTCCGTGAACAGCAATACGATAACACCGCCCTGCTATTTATGTCGTCCGGAAATTTTTCAGGAATCAATCTAACTGAATTGGCAAAGGAATTATTAAGCGGTAAGTAG
- a CDS encoding MBL fold metallo-hydrolase, protein MKLYKIEAGNFHVDGGAVFGVVPKKVWKKRYPCDDENYCSLSMRCLLIDTGLKRILIDTGTGDKQLNYLKYYGFKEVISFDTELARLGYTCADITDVVFTHLHFDHCGGTTRYNADKSAVELVFPNATHWVGATQWNNFLNPNVREGDSYFPENMLPVQEAGKLELVTENRFICPEVEIRIFNGHTVGQLVSYIHYGSQTLVYVGDVIPLAANVPLAWISAYDTDPLTAMEEKKTLLDEAAARHQILFFEHDTYTECCTIEAQYHKHKVGKTLRLEEISN, encoded by the coding sequence ATGAAATTATACAAAATTGAAGCCGGCAACTTTCATGTGGATGGTGGCGCTGTGTTTGGCGTAGTGCCTAAGAAAGTCTGGAAAAAACGTTACCCCTGCGATGACGAAAACTATTGCAGCCTGTCCATGCGCTGTTTGCTTATTGACACCGGACTGAAGCGCATATTGATTGACACAGGCACCGGTGACAAACAACTAAACTATCTGAAGTATTACGGGTTCAAAGAAGTGATCAGTTTCGACACGGAACTGGCCCGGTTGGGCTACACTTGCGCCGATATTACCGACGTGGTGTTTACGCATCTGCACTTCGACCACTGCGGCGGAACCACGCGCTACAATGCGGACAAATCGGCTGTGGAACTGGTTTTCCCCAATGCCACTCACTGGGTGGGCGCGACGCAATGGAACAACTTTCTGAACCCCAACGTCCGCGAAGGAGACTCCTACTTCCCCGAAAACATGCTACCCGTGCAGGAAGCCGGCAAACTGGAACTGGTAACCGAAAACCGGTTTATCTGCCCGGAAGTGGAAATCCGCATTTTCAACGGGCACACCGTGGGGCAACTGGTGAGCTACATCCACTACGGCAGCCAAACGCTTGTATACGTGGGCGATGTTATTCCTCTGGCAGCCAATGTGCCGCTGGCTTGGATTTCGGCTTACGACACCGACCCGCTTACCGCTATGGAAGAAAAGAAAACCCTGCTGGACGAAGCTGCTGCCCGCCACCAGATTCTGTTCTTTGAGCACGACACCTACACCGAGTGCTGCACCATCGAAGCTCAATACCACAAACATAAAGTAGGAAAAACACTGAGGCTGGAAGAAATATCCAACTAG
- a CDS encoding SusF/SusE family outer membrane protein produces MKKTINYILAFIIGCMAFTSCEDPYANQTVAKPGSYDQISLQDTTGFAAALKTGVSPLTIQVDKLGSQLSLLTCSSVLNLVDTAARSQYMIQFSKVADFSKSITIPITFNGKAGSDVSVGCKQFNDSIKTFNKNAIQQTVYIRLLSFIVKGGLKSGYTSKTATLLVTPYNYAPTAVNDVANLNMNTTTTISVLANDTDPEGDELTVTAVTAGQHGTTTISADGKKVLYTPNAGYSGTDYFSYTISDGNGNTSTANVDLVKPLYPDYVYMIGQEFGGWDWSNSGVAEMTPVNGNPGKFWAIRYFANATDGFKWNTAKAWGGDFNSLGTNAGFTTHDGNAYVAAAGFYIVLVDYTTNKITIEPAQVYGIGDCFGGWNAGQYPFVADGNVMKLTTTNSGELRIYANSSAAGVGGDWWRMEFVILDGKIAYRGNGGDQTRATVAAGKVVSLNFNNGTGTIQ; encoded by the coding sequence ATGAAAAAAACAATCAACTATATATTAGCATTTATCATTGGATGTATGGCGTTTACCTCATGCGAAGATCCATATGCAAATCAAACTGTGGCTAAACCTGGAAGCTATGACCAAATATCACTTCAAGATACAACAGGTTTTGCAGCAGCGCTTAAAACAGGTGTAAGCCCACTAACTATTCAAGTTGATAAATTAGGCTCTCAATTATCTTTGCTGACTTGCTCATCAGTACTTAATCTTGTTGATACTGCAGCAAGAAGTCAGTATATGATTCAATTCTCAAAGGTTGCTGATTTTTCAAAATCTATTACTATTCCTATTACCTTCAATGGTAAAGCAGGTTCTGATGTGTCTGTAGGCTGCAAGCAATTTAATGATTCTATTAAAACTTTCAATAAGAATGCAATTCAACAAACGGTTTACATTCGTTTATTGTCTTTCATTGTAAAAGGAGGTTTAAAAAGCGGTTACACTTCAAAAACTGCGACATTGCTGGTTACCCCTTACAATTATGCTCCAACTGCGGTAAATGATGTAGCAAATTTGAATATGAACACTACAACAACCATTAGTGTGTTAGCCAATGACACTGACCCTGAAGGAGATGAATTAACAGTAACCGCAGTGACCGCAGGACAACACGGTACTACAACAATTTCGGCAGATGGAAAAAAAGTGCTGTATACACCGAATGCAGGATATTCCGGTACTGATTACTTTAGCTATACCATCAGTGATGGGAACGGTAATACAAGTACAGCTAATGTAGATTTGGTGAAACCGCTTTATCCTGACTATGTCTATATGATTGGACAAGAGTTTGGTGGTTGGGATTGGAGTAATTCTGGTGTTGCAGAAATGACTCCGGTTAATGGTAATCCTGGTAAATTTTGGGCAATACGATATTTTGCAAATGCGACCGATGGCTTTAAATGGAATACAGCCAAAGCATGGGGGGGAGACTTCAATTCATTAGGAACCAATGCCGGATTTACAACTCACGATGGCAATGCTTACGTTGCTGCTGCAGGCTTCTACATTGTTTTAGTAGACTATACAACCAACAAAATAACCATTGAACCTGCTCAGGTTTATGGTATTGGCGATTGTTTCGGAGGTTGGAATGCTGGACAATATCCATTTGTTGCTGATGGCAATGTTATGAAACTCACTACTACCAACAGCGGTGAATTAAGAATTTATGCAAATTCGTCTGCCGCAGGCGTAGGTGGTGATTGGTGGCGCATGGAGTTTGTTATTTTGGATGGCAAAATTGCCTATCGTGGCAATGGTGGCGACCAAACCAGAGCAACAGTCGCAGCCGGAAAAGTTGTATCACTAAACTTTAACAACGGAACCGGTACAATTCAGTAG
- a CDS encoding alpha-amylase family glycosyl hydrolase — translation MKRAFKQVFKPKTMFIASSMRQLSKNKNERMKKITLIALSLFLFLTGQAQIITTTPAFVTQNNGAIDIIYDATLGTAGLKDYTGSDGVYAHTGVITSASTSSSDWKHAPTWGDNSAKYKMTSLGNNKWKLSITPDMATYYGLSAGEVVSKMAFVFRNGLATKEGKDTGGTDIFVNVYQAGLNVAFTNPTNSQSVTAGSSINIQLASSVAANLNLLINGVSVQTATAATSLSYSYNFATANDYRIIAQASLNGTTVSDTIQICVPAPVVSQARPAGIKDGITYTDNSTATLVMYAPGKTNVFLLGDFNDWTQLNAYQLKQDGNYWWITLTRLTPGKLYGFQYLVDGTLKVSDPYTEMVLDPWNDQYINANSTIYPNLPTYPTGKTTGLVATLQTTKTAYNWEVPTFTIPARENMVIYELLLRDFTKEKSLDAAITKLDYLKNLGITAVELMPITEFDGNNSWGYNPNHYFAPDKAYGNANTYKKFIDECHKRGMAVLLDMVFNQASGLSPFALLYWDGTNNRPAANNPWMNPVAPHPYSVLNDFNHSFSGTKEYFKRVLQYWITEYKVDGYRMDLTKGFTQNSSTESTAGNYDQSRIDNLSAYYDAAKAVKSDVMFILEHFCNNDEETALANKGMYLWRNVNPQFSQSAEGYQSGSDFSSMNATPRNWVGYAESHDEERNFYNAKISGIGNITTDSIVRIKRVPLNIAFATLIPGPKMIYEFGEMGFDYSINSNGGRTNPKPSAWDWLSLAHRKAASDACAKIISLRKTYPAAFTTGTFTLSIGLNDWNTGRRIALTSSDLNMIVLGNFNASATITATPNFPKTGIWYNVLTGEQLNVTNTAMTMSMQAGDLLIFTDKAPNVVNGIDDHKALNYSVSPTITEDKVYITSPDGVNSVKVYNVEGSLIKTATNVTEVDVRNFVKGIYLMEVKTTEGKSLHKIIKQ, via the coding sequence ATGAAACGAGCATTTAAACAGGTATTCAAACCAAAGACCATGTTCATTGCGAGTTCCATGCGACAACTATCTAAAAATAAAAATGAACGCATGAAAAAAATTACTCTTATCGCGCTGTCTCTGTTCTTGTTTCTAACAGGTCAGGCTCAGATTATAACTACCACTCCTGCTTTTGTAACCCAGAATAACGGAGCCATAGATATCATTTACGATGCCACACTAGGCACAGCCGGCTTAAAAGATTATACCGGTTCGGACGGTGTGTATGCACATACAGGTGTCATTACATCGGCCAGTACGAGCAGTTCGGACTGGAAGCATGCACCTACCTGGGGAGATAATTCAGCCAAATACAAAATGACATCACTGGGTAATAATAAATGGAAACTATCTATTACCCCCGATATGGCTACCTATTATGGCTTGTCAGCCGGCGAAGTGGTTTCTAAAATGGCATTCGTATTCAGAAACGGTTTAGCAACGAAAGAAGGAAAAGACACCGGTGGAACTGATATTTTTGTAAATGTGTATCAGGCCGGACTGAACGTTGCATTTACCAATCCTACTAACAGCCAGAGCGTAACTGCCGGCTCGTCAATCAATATCCAGCTTGCCTCATCGGTAGCAGCCAACTTGAATCTGTTGATTAACGGTGTCAGTGTTCAGACTGCAACCGCAGCTACATCACTGAGCTATTCATACAACTTTGCAACTGCCAACGATTATAGAATAATTGCACAGGCAAGTCTCAACGGAACAACTGTTTCCGATACCATTCAGATTTGTGTCCCCGCTCCGGTGGTATCACAAGCACGCCCAGCCGGCATTAAAGATGGCATTACGTACACGGACAACTCCACAGCTACTTTGGTAATGTATGCTCCCGGTAAAACAAACGTATTCTTGTTGGGCGATTTCAATGACTGGACACAGCTGAATGCTTACCAGTTGAAACAAGATGGAAACTACTGGTGGATAACACTTACCAGACTCACCCCGGGTAAATTGTATGGTTTTCAGTATTTAGTTGATGGCACTTTGAAAGTAAGTGATCCCTATACCGAAATGGTATTAGACCCTTGGAATGACCAATATATAAATGCAAATTCGACAATCTATCCTAATTTACCAACCTACCCGACAGGAAAGACCACTGGATTGGTAGCTACTTTACAAACGACCAAAACTGCCTACAATTGGGAAGTTCCGACATTCACTATACCAGCGCGTGAAAATATGGTTATCTATGAACTGTTACTTCGCGACTTCACAAAAGAAAAATCCCTAGATGCAGCCATTACCAAACTGGATTATCTGAAAAACCTCGGAATCACAGCCGTTGAACTTATGCCGATTACAGAATTCGACGGAAATAACAGCTGGGGATATAATCCGAACCACTATTTTGCACCGGATAAAGCTTACGGAAATGCCAACACCTATAAAAAATTCATTGACGAATGTCATAAGCGCGGCATGGCTGTATTGTTGGATATGGTATTTAATCAGGCTTCCGGTTTATCTCCTTTTGCCTTGCTGTATTGGGATGGAACAAATAACAGACCGGCAGCAAATAATCCGTGGATGAATCCTGTGGCACCGCATCCTTACAGTGTGCTCAATGATTTCAATCATAGCTTTAGCGGAACTAAAGAGTACTTTAAACGTGTACTGCAATACTGGATTACGGAATATAAAGTAGATGGTTACCGAATGGATTTGACCAAAGGCTTCACTCAGAATTCTAGTACCGAAAGCACTGCCGGCAATTACGATCAATCGCGTATTGACAACCTAAGTGCTTATTATGATGCTGCTAAGGCGGTAAAAAGCGATGTTATGTTTATTCTTGAACATTTCTGCAATAATGATGAAGAAACCGCATTGGCTAACAAAGGCATGTACCTGTGGCGCAATGTAAACCCTCAATTTTCACAGTCGGCAGAAGGATACCAATCCGGCAGTGATTTCAGCAGCATGAATGCCACGCCGCGCAACTGGGTAGGCTATGCCGAGAGTCATGATGAAGAACGTAATTTCTACAATGCCAAAATATCAGGTATCGGCAACATTACCACCGATTCTATTGTAAGAATAAAACGTGTGCCATTGAATATTGCCTTCGCTACTCTTATTCCCGGACCTAAAATGATCTACGAATTCGGCGAAATGGGATTCGATTATTCTATTAATTCTAACGGTGGACGCACGAACCCTAAGCCTTCGGCCTGGGACTGGTTGAGCTTAGCTCACAGAAAAGCGGCATCGGATGCCTGTGCTAAAATAATATCGCTTCGAAAAACATATCCCGCAGCATTCACAACAGGAACATTCACTTTGAGTATCGGACTTAACGACTGGAATACCGGACGACGCATTGCTTTGACCAGTTCCGATCTGAATATGATTGTTCTGGGTAACTTCAATGCATCAGCCACCATAACTGCAACGCCCAATTTCCCTAAAACCGGAATTTGGTATAACGTATTGACAGGAGAACAATTGAATGTCACCAACACAGCTATGACAATGAGCATGCAAGCCGGCGATTTATTGATTTTTACGGACAAAGCCCCGAATGTGGTAAACGGAATTGATGATCATAAAGCTTTAAACTACAGCGTATCACCCACCATTACGGAAGACAAAGTATATATCACGTCTCCTGACGGAGTAAACAGTGTAAAGGTTTATAATGTAGAAGGTTCACTTATCAAAACTGCAACCAATGTGACCGAGGTGGATGTTCGGAATTTTGTCAAAGGGATTTACCTTATGGAAGTGAAAACTACCGAAGGAAAAAGCCTGCACAAGATTATTAAACAGTAA
- a CDS encoding dCMP deaminase family protein yields the protein MTEKQRLLDNRYMRMARIWAENSYCERRKVGALLVKNQMIISDGYNGTPSGFENKCEDENNVSKPYVLHAEANAISKIARSHNSSDNATLYVTASPCIECAKLIIQAGIKRVVYGEKYRIMDGVELLERANIEVLFLEEEK from the coding sequence ATGACTGAGAAACAACGATTACTGGATAACCGATATATGCGCATGGCCCGGATATGGGCTGAAAATTCCTACTGCGAAAGACGAAAGGTAGGAGCGTTGCTGGTGAAAAATCAAATGATTATATCCGATGGGTACAACGGAACGCCATCCGGATTTGAAAATAAGTGCGAGGACGAAAACAATGTATCCAAACCTTATGTTTTACATGCCGAGGCCAATGCCATCAGTAAAATAGCCCGATCGCACAACAGCAGCGATAATGCTACCCTGTATGTGACGGCGTCGCCTTGCATTGAATGTGCCAAACTCATTATACAGGCCGGTATTAAGCGGGTAGTGTATGGAGAGAAGTACCGCATAATGGATGGCGTGGAACTACTTGAACGTGCCAATATAGAAGTTCTTTTTCTGGAGGAAGAAAAGTAA
- a CDS encoding S41 family peptidase, with translation MNKKNLFLVLIIFISVFGGLLLGNIIANRANRSGFSMSSHNKVDELLSIINSQYVDTMNMKEMTEELMTDVAGKLDPHSVYIPAADLANVNSELEGSFSGIGVQFNIQNDTVMIVAIVSGGPSQKVGLLAGDRIVQVDDSAFVGKKITNEKVMRKLKGKAGTKVKLGIRRHGTREILHYSITRGEIPVNSVDIAYMIEPGVGFIKVSKFAMTTFSEFLDAIAKLRSQGARKYIIDLRENSGGFMDQAVNMVNEFLPAGRMIVYSKGKAYPRAEAKSDGKGSCINLPMVVLIDEFSASASEIFSGAIQDNDRGLIIGRRSFGKGLVQQQMNLSDGSAIRLTVARYYTPSGRSIQKPYEKGKAQDYEMDIVKRYMHGEIDSKDSIHAAKSPKYKTFGGRTVYGGGGIMPDIFVPRDTSEYTPYLNKVINYGYLYQFAFQYTDQNRAKLKSQKNWQQMDKYLDTQNLLPQFVAFAKSKGVNPDARQINSSKRFLLMQLKSYISRNSIGDEGFYPMLYKDDKTVKTALEQLRKK, from the coding sequence ATGAATAAGAAGAATTTATTTCTGGTTTTGATTATATTTATTTCCGTTTTTGGAGGGCTTTTGCTTGGTAACATCATTGCTAACAGGGCTAATAGGTCAGGCTTTTCAATGTCATCACACAATAAAGTGGATGAATTGCTATCAATCATAAATTCGCAGTATGTTGATACAATGAACATGAAAGAAATGACCGAGGAGTTGATGACGGACGTAGCCGGAAAGCTTGATCCGCACTCGGTTTATATCCCTGCTGCCGATCTGGCAAACGTGAACAGCGAGCTCGAAGGAAGTTTCAGTGGTATTGGGGTTCAGTTTAATATACAGAATGATACGGTGATGATAGTGGCCATTGTGAGTGGAGGTCCTTCTCAAAAAGTGGGACTTTTAGCCGGCGACCGCATTGTGCAGGTAGATGATTCTGCTTTTGTGGGTAAGAAAATAACCAACGAAAAGGTTATGCGTAAACTCAAGGGAAAGGCCGGAACAAAAGTAAAACTCGGAATTCGCCGTCATGGAACACGCGAAATATTGCATTATTCTATCACCCGCGGTGAAATTCCGGTAAACTCTGTGGATATAGCTTATATGATTGAACCCGGCGTCGGATTTATCAAGGTAAGCAAATTTGCAATGACAACTTTTTCCGAGTTTCTGGATGCTATTGCTAAACTGCGCAGCCAGGGTGCCCGTAAATATATTATCGATTTGCGCGAAAACAGTGGTGGTTTTATGGATCAGGCTGTTAATATGGTGAATGAGTTTTTGCCGGCCGGAAGAATGATTGTTTATTCGAAGGGTAAAGCGTACCCGCGTGCTGAGGCCAAATCGGATGGAAAAGGAAGTTGTATTAACCTGCCGATGGTGGTTTTGATTGATGAATTCTCGGCTTCGGCCAGTGAAATCTTTTCGGGAGCCATACAGGATAATGACCGTGGACTGATTATCGGTCGACGCTCTTTCGGAAAAGGACTTGTTCAGCAACAAATGAATTTATCGGACGGTTCGGCCATTCGCCTCACTGTAGCCCGATACTACACACCATCCGGACGCAGTATTCAGAAACCCTATGAAAAGGGTAAAGCACAAGACTACGAAATGGACATTGTGAAACGTTATATGCACGGTGAGATTGACAGTAAAGATAGCATTCATGCTGCCAAATCGCCGAAGTATAAAACTTTTGGAGGCAGAACGGTTTATGGCGGTGGTGGCATTATGCCCGATATTTTTGTACCGAGGGATACCTCCGAATACACTCCTTATCTGAACAAGGTGATTAATTACGGCTATTTGTATCAATTTGCATTTCAGTACACCGACCAGAATCGCGCTAAACTGAAAAGCCAAAAGAACTGGCAGCAAATGGATAAATACCTCGATACTCAGAATTTATTGCCGCAGTTTGTGGCATTTGCCAAAAGCAAAGGTGTAAACCCCGATGCCAGACAGATAAACAGCTCCAAAAGATTCTTGCTGATGCAGTTGAAGAGTTATATTTCCCGAAATAGTATTGGCGATGAAGGTTTCTACCCGATGCTTTACAAAGACGATAAAACAGTGAAAACTGCATTGGAGCAATTAAGAAAGAAGTAA
- a CDS encoding SusE domain-containing protein codes for MLTLIGFTSCEDKITTVINSQALDGSLSFKLNQPRYANYVLDVANSSKDLDSLTCVQPAYGFTAAVTYSTQVCGNANFAAGTYQTLPTTVNGEKVGVSTKEMNKALIAFNGGAFSEPLSFKTVYVRLKAYVSDASYSAIKDSLIVKPLYSNVISLKIKPYIEPLDYYYNVTLRPWYIVGLGGKWDNSVAGLGSSLIPLSVINGKSYDPGTGDGTFATTVYIKSSDSFKLIRDVSAWSPSWAMTGGALKYNGNDNITVAADGWYTLTLNSIDNKLTIAATTAPTSNYAKIGLVGDFDNWGGNNEEFFTANTNAGGHLWYTTYTFAADNASDGGCKFRANSAWTDDWGAPSPDHRDDRYRLAGIGGYKGKNISFKKGSYTIIFNDIDGSYYFIKK; via the coding sequence TTGCTCACCCTGATTGGGTTTACATCTTGCGAAGACAAAATAACCACTGTTATCAACAGTCAGGCGCTTGATGGAAGTCTTAGCTTCAAACTCAATCAACCTCGTTATGCAAATTATGTACTGGATGTTGCTAATTCATCTAAGGATTTGGATTCACTTACTTGCGTACAACCTGCTTACGGATTTACCGCTGCTGTTACTTACTCTACTCAAGTATGTGGTAATGCTAACTTTGCAGCAGGAACATATCAAACTTTGCCTACAACAGTTAATGGGGAAAAAGTTGGCGTAAGCACGAAAGAAATGAATAAAGCTCTTATTGCATTTAATGGTGGTGCCTTTTCAGAACCTTTGTCGTTCAAAACTGTTTATGTCAGACTTAAAGCTTATGTTAGTGACGCAAGTTACTCTGCTATAAAAGACAGTTTAATAGTAAAACCTTTGTATTCAAATGTAATTTCACTGAAAATCAAGCCTTATATTGAACCATTGGATTATTATTATAATGTAACTTTACGTCCTTGGTATATTGTTGGTTTAGGTGGAAAATGGGATAATTCAGTAGCCGGTTTGGGAAGTTCGTTAATTCCATTAAGCGTAATTAATGGTAAATCCTATGATCCAGGAACAGGTGATGGTACATTTGCGACTACTGTGTACATTAAATCTTCAGATTCCTTTAAATTAATTCGTGATGTTAGTGCATGGTCACCTTCATGGGCAATGACTGGCGGAGCGCTGAAATATAATGGAAATGATAACATAACAGTAGCTGCTGATGGTTGGTATACATTAACGTTGAACTCGATTGATAATAAACTCACTATTGCAGCAACTACAGCACCAACAAGCAACTATGCTAAAATTGGATTAGTAGGCGACTTTGATAACTGGGGTGGCAATAATGAGGAATTTTTCACAGCAAATACAAATGCCGGTGGTCATTTATGGTACACTACTTACACATTCGCAGCTGACAATGCAAGTGATGGAGGCTGCAAATTTAGAGCCAATTCTGCGTGGACAGATGATTGGGGAGCACCCAGTCCAGATCATCGTGACGATAGATATAGACTAGCTGGTATTGGTGGATATAAAGGTAAAAATATCTCATTTAAGAAAGGTAGCTATACTATCATATTTAACGACATTGATGGAAGTTATTATTTTATTAAAAAATAA